From the Solanum pennellii chromosome 4, SPENNV200 genome, one window contains:
- the LOC107017125 gene encoding uncharacterized protein LOC107017125: MDNNFPFPPPPPPPSSDQSYTIVILVFSTFGCILLGLAILAFCTYFLKKKKNSTMLVEEKEVKHIDDHVKIKEAIVEGPHGKLETIVLSVEEDLHEQDDIIRTKKELEEVHHHNFIHANNKSSEITPSALEAAHRQT; the protein is encoded by the coding sequence ATGGATAACAACTTCCCAtttccaccaccaccaccaccaccttcCTCTGATCAAAGCTACACCATAGTAATACTCGTGTTCTCAACGTTCGGTTGCATCTTACTTGGCCTAGCTATTCTTGCTTTTTGCACATActtcttgaagaaaaagaagaatagtACAATGCtagttgaagaaaaagaagtgaAACACATTGATGATCATGTTAAAATAAAGGAAGCAATAGTTGAAGGACCTCATGGGAAACTTGAGACAATAGTACTCTCAGTAGAAGAAGATTTGCATGAACAAGATGACATTATAAGGACAAAGAAAGAGTTGGAAGAAGTTCATCATCATAACTTCATACATGCTAATAATAAATCTTCAGAAATTACACCTTCTGCTCTTGAAGCTGCCCATAGACAAACTTAA
- the LOC107017719 gene encoding uncharacterized protein LOC107017719, with the protein MANNLNNFQFPYFPTHPPPPPLHPISPPPHPYSPPPPPPPPSPPHNYIIIVFVFSTFGCILLGLAILAFCSCFLKKKKKSTMIVEEKEVKHIDDHVKIKEAIVEGPHGKLETIVLSIEEDLHEKDDIIIRTKKELEEVHHHNLLHANNKSSQITTSALENSHV; encoded by the coding sequence ATGGCAAACAATTTGAATAACTTCCAATTCCCATATTTCCCTACCCATCCACCACCCCCTCCTCTTCATCCCATTTCTCCACCACCTCACCCCTACTCTCctcctccaccaccaccaccaccatcaccaCCTCACAATTACATCATAATAGTATTCGTTTTCTCGACGTTTGGTTGCATTTTACTTGGCCTAGCTATTCTTGCTTTCTGCTCATGcttcttgaagaaaaagaagaagagtacAATGATAGTTGAAGAGAAAGAAGTGAAACACATTGATGATCATGTTAAAATAAAGGAAGCAATTGTTGAAGGACCTCATGGGAAACTTGAGACAATAGTACTCTCAATTGAAGAAGATTTGCATGAAAAGGATGATATTATAATAAGGACAAAAAAGGAATTAGAAGAAGTTcatcatcataacttattgCATGCTAATAACAAATCATCACAAATTACAACTTCTGCTCTTGAAAATAGCCATGTATAG
- the LOC107016972 gene encoding maltose excess protein 1-like, chloroplastic, protein MAGSLLPVGKAVLRSSQPSKCYMFNADLQHPKSIPILPPYKKRVKQNNNLNKSVLLSPLVCQYRLKPVSVLDSDVPYPIEQSSEGLKSSESFKQWDSLTAKFAGAANIPFLILQLPQIILNARNLLAGNQAALFAVPWLGMFTGLLGNLSLLSYFIKKRETEVVVVQTLGVVTIYVVISQLAMAGSMPLPHYAVTSVVIACGLVVNFMNYFHLLNPVIWRYWEDFITIAGLSALPQVMWSTFIPYVPNTILPGAVAFVLAILAVFVSRTGKLPEKGIKFVGSLSGWTIRSMG, encoded by the exons ATGGCTGGATCTTTGTTGCCAGTGGGTAAGGCAGTCCTACGTTCCAGCCAACCTTCCAAATGTTATATGTTCAATGCTGATCTCCAGCATCCGAAGTCAATTCCAATTCTCCCTCCATATAAGAAAAGAGTCAAACAgaataataatttgaacaagTCAGTGCTCCTAAGTCCATTAGTTTGCCAATACCGGTTAAAACCAGTTTCGGTGCTTGACTCAGATGTTCCCTATCCTATTGAACAG AGTTCAGAAGGTTTAAAGAGCAGCGAGAGCTTTAAGCAATGGGATTCATTGACTGCAAAATTTGCAGGAGCTGCAAATATTCCGTTTCTCATATTACAACTGCCTCAAATAATACTGAATGCTCGTAACCTTCTAGCAGGAAATCAAGCTGCATTATTTGCAGTTCCATGGCTG GGGATGTTCACTGGATTACTTGGTAATTTGTCTTTGCTATCATACTTTATAAAGAAGAGGGAGACGGAAGTGGTTGTTGTGCAAACTTTGGGTGTTGTGACCATTTACGTTGTGATATCACAATTAGCCATGGCTGGATCTATGCCTTTGCCTCATTATGCAGTCACTTCTGTTGTTATTGCGTGTGGTCTTGTTGTGAACTTCATGAACTACTTCCACTTGCTCAATCCCGTAATCTGGCGTTACTGGGAGGATTTCATTACTATTGCTGGCTTATCTGCGCTTCCCCAA GTCATGTGGTCAACTTTCATCCCATATGTTCCAAATACCATCTTGCCTGGTGCTGTGGCTTTTGTTCTGGCTATCTTAGCTGTCTTTGTG TCTCGGACTGGGAAACTTCCAGAGAAGGGCATCAAATTTGTAGGATCATTATCTGGATGGACTATTAGAAGTATGGGGTGA
- the LOC107016031 gene encoding protein trichome berefringence-like 7: MVKKLKSSSCGHLRSDLVKDLNFGKMKHCHTWVFHSFNGVLVIGPLLLLFLVAIGSGYFYNIYSFPEPIVHENENRTSDFSGECNFFVGNWVPDETYPLYNASECPFAEQGFSCLANGREDKEYLKWRWKPRNCEIPRFDVHEILEKLRGKRVVFVGDSLSRTQWESMICILMTGVEDKKSVYEVKGRKITRQIRHLQVRFSSFNLTVEFYRSIFLVQPGAPPKRSPKRIKKALMLDKMDDISKEWIQSDILIFNTGHWWTPTKLFELGWYFQIDGKMKLGMAINGAFKHALATWKSWVEKKVNTDRTRVFFRTFEATHWSDQSRDTCNVTRLPWSETNGKDEDLFSDIIIDTVRNVSSPVTLLHVTPMGAYRSDAHVGTWSDNPLVPDCSHYCLPGVPDMWNELLFTFLFSDQIY, encoded by the exons ATGGTGAAAAAGTTAAAGTCCAGTTCTTGTGGCCATTTGAGGTCAGATTTGGTTAAAGATTTGAACTTTGGCAAGATGAAACATTGTCACACTTGggtttttcattcttttaatgGGGTTCTTGTGATTGGACccttattgttgttgtttcttgTGGCAATAGGGTCTGGTTATttctataatatatattcttttccAGAACCAATTGTTCATGAGAATGAAAATAGAACAAGTGACTTTAGTGGtgaatgtaatttttttgttggaaattGGGTGCCTGATGAAACTTATCCTTTGTACAATGCATCAGAATGTCCTTTTGCTGAACAAGGTTTTAGTTGTTTAGCTAATGGGAGGGAGGATAAAGAGTATCTTAAGTGGAGGTGGAAACCTAGGAATTGTGAAATTCCAAGGTTTGATGTTCATGAAATCTTGGAAAAGTTAAGGGGGAAAAGGGTTGTGTTTGTTGGTGATTCATTAAGTAGAACTCAATGGGAGTCTATGATATGCATATTGATGACTGGTGTTGAGGACAAAAAAAGTGTATATGAAGTCAAAGGAAGAAAGATCACTAGACAGATTAGGCATTTACAAGTTCGATTTAGCTCGTTTAATTTAACAGTTGAGTTTTATAGGTCAATTTTCCTTGTACAACCTGGTGCGCCACCAAAACGTTCACCAAAGAGGATCAAGAAAGCACTAATGCTTGATAAGATGGATGATATAAGCAAAGAATGGATTCAATCTGATATACTAATCTTTAATACCGGTCATTGGTGGACTCCGACGAAGCTTTTTGAACT GGGGTGGTACTTCCAGATTGATGGAAAGATGAAACTCGGAATGGCGATAAATGGCGCCTTCAAGCATGCCTTAGCTACTTGGAAATCTTGGGTTGAAAAGAAGGTCAACACTGACAGGACACGTGTATTCTTTCGGACTTTCGAAGCTACTCATTGGAG TGACCAATCCCGCGATACATGCAATGTGACACGACTGCCTTGGTCGGAAACCAACGGAAAGGATGAGGATCTGTTTTCAGACATAATTATTGACACTGTGAGAAATGTATCCAGCCCCGTGACATTGCTGCATGTCACTCCGATGGGGGCATACCGGAGCGATGCACATGTTGGTACTTGGAGTGATAATCCATTAGTGCCTGATTGCAGCCATTACTGCTTACCTGGTGTGCCTGATATGTGGAATGAACTGCTTTTCACCTTCCTGTTCTCGGATCAGATATATTAA